A single genomic interval of Leisingera thetidis harbors:
- a CDS encoding AMP-binding protein, which produces MTDPHSSLTTPANGLSHVRGPAQPPLQHITIPDLLRQAVDRHGSREALVFAAAGLRLTYAELAQKADELAAGLLELGVAKGDRVGIWSPNRCEWVLTQFATARIGAILVTINPAYRLAELEYALNKTGCKVLIAAERFKSSNYLGMIRELAPELASAAPGQLAAARLPALRHAVVMAPDPGPGILPFETLQAMGAGAGPAALDALSAGLTPEEAINIQFTSGTTGLPKGATLTHFNIVNNARFVTSRINLTAADRLLIPVPLYHCFGMVMGVLGAVSKGAAMIFADEAFEPAAVLDTAAAERATALYGVPTMFVAMLQELDRAPRDISSLRTGIMAGAPCPIEIMRRVSRDMHMDEVTICYGMTETAPVSFQSFTTDPAEKRCTTVGRVHPHLEVKAVDPEGRTVPAGERGELLVRGYSVMQGYWDDAAATAAAATDGWMRTGDLATIDAEGFCSITGRLKDMIIRGGENIYPREIEDFLLRHPGIGDAQVFGVPDKTFGEQICAWVVPAPGAALTEDAVLDHCRGQIAHFKIPHYLRLVPELPMTVTGKPQKFRMQQEMIRQLEL; this is translated from the coding sequence ATGACCGATCCGCATTCCAGCCTCACCACCCCCGCCAATGGCCTGTCCCATGTCCGCGGGCCCGCGCAGCCGCCGCTGCAGCACATCACCATCCCGGACCTGCTGCGGCAGGCGGTTGACCGGCATGGCAGCCGCGAAGCGCTGGTCTTTGCCGCCGCCGGGCTCCGGCTGACCTATGCCGAACTGGCGCAAAAGGCGGATGAGTTGGCGGCGGGCCTGCTGGAGCTGGGGGTCGCCAAGGGCGACCGGGTCGGCATCTGGTCCCCCAACCGCTGCGAATGGGTGCTGACGCAGTTTGCCACCGCCCGGATCGGCGCCATTCTGGTGACGATCAATCCGGCCTACCGGCTGGCGGAGCTGGAATATGCGCTCAACAAAACCGGCTGCAAGGTGCTGATCGCGGCGGAACGCTTCAAAAGCTCCAACTACCTGGGGATGATCCGCGAACTGGCGCCCGAGCTGGCAAGCGCCGCCCCCGGCCAGCTGGCGGCGGCACGGCTGCCCGCCCTGCGCCATGCGGTGGTCATGGCGCCAGACCCCGGCCCCGGCATCCTGCCCTTCGAGACCCTGCAGGCGATGGGCGCGGGCGCCGGCCCGGCGGCGCTGGACGCACTCAGCGCCGGCCTGACACCGGAGGAGGCGATCAACATCCAGTTCACCTCCGGCACCACCGGCCTGCCCAAGGGCGCGACGCTCACCCACTTCAACATCGTCAACAACGCCCGTTTCGTCACCAGCCGCATCAATCTGACCGCGGCCGACCGGCTGCTGATCCCGGTGCCGCTTTATCATTGCTTCGGCATGGTGATGGGGGTTCTGGGGGCGGTCTCCAAGGGCGCCGCGATGATCTTTGCGGATGAGGCGTTCGAGCCGGCCGCCGTGCTGGATACCGCCGCCGCCGAACGCGCCACCGCGCTCTATGGCGTGCCGACCATGTTTGTCGCCATGCTGCAGGAGCTGGACCGCGCCCCGCGCGACATCTCCTCCTTACGCACCGGCATCATGGCCGGCGCCCCCTGCCCGATCGAGATCATGCGCCGGGTCAGCCGCGACATGCACATGGATGAGGTGACGATCTGCTACGGCATGACCGAAACCGCGCCGGTCTCCTTCCAGAGCTTCACCACCGACCCCGCAGAGAAACGCTGCACCACCGTCGGCCGCGTGCATCCGCATCTGGAGGTGAAAGCCGTGGACCCCGAAGGCCGCACCGTTCCCGCGGGCGAGCGCGGCGAGCTGCTGGTGCGCGGCTATTCGGTCATGCAGGGCTATTGGGACGATGCCGCTGCCACGGCGGCCGCCGCCACGGACGGCTGGATGCGCACCGGCGACCTTGCCACCATCGACGCAGAGGGGTTCTGCAGCATCACCGGGCGGCTCAAGGACATGATCATCCGCGGCGGCGAGAACATTTACCCGCGCGAAATCGAGGACTTCCTGCTCCGCCACCCCGGCATCGGCGATGCCCAGGTCTTTGGCGTGCCGGACAAGACATTCGGCGAACAGATCTGCGCCTGGGTCGTTCCCGCCCCCGGCGCCGCCCTCACCGAGGACGCGGTGCTGGACCATTGCCGCGGCCAGATCGCGCATTTCAAGATCCCGCACTATCTGCGCCTCGTGCCGGAACTGCCGATGACCGTTACCGGCAAGCCGCAGAAGTTCCGGATGCAGCAGGAGATGATCCGCCAGCTGGAGCTCTGA
- a CDS encoding sigma-54-dependent transcriptional regulator, whose protein sequence is MTDTDLARLTDPLACASILIVDDEPGMRNFLVKTLRPLCRLVDEAENTVAAAALLSTRQYDVMILDNIMPGQKGLDWLAEQRRDGGFTDTILITAYADLQTAIDALRAGASDFVLKPFRSNQILNALRRCLETARLKRENMLLRRELEATGVGRRRRRELVGTSPAIARVCALLDRVAQVSTPVLITGASGTGKEVAARHLHALSSRAGAPFVPVQCGAIPADVIEYELFGHAPGAFPGAPAGREGLLASAQGGTVFLDEISELSPSAQGALLRVLEDGRIRPIGTERAVQLDLRFVMSSSRPLAEAVAAGRFREDLLFRINVIEVPMPPLRERGPDIVELADLFLAEIAAQLQLPPLELPAGVKSALLRHGWPGNIRELRNFVERSLIFGSFSLDTLAPPRPAAAILPLEEVERREILQALEAVGGNRSEAARQLGVSRKTIDRKCAAWGL, encoded by the coding sequence ATGACAGACACAGATTTGGCCCGGCTGACCGATCCGCTCGCATGCGCCAGCATCCTCATCGTCGATGACGAGCCCGGCATGCGCAACTTTCTGGTCAAGACCCTGCGCCCGCTGTGCCGGCTGGTGGACGAGGCCGAAAACACCGTAGCCGCCGCCGCGCTGCTCAGCACCCGGCAGTACGACGTGATGATCCTCGACAACATCATGCCCGGCCAGAAGGGGCTCGACTGGCTGGCAGAGCAGCGCCGCGACGGCGGCTTCACCGACACCATCCTGATCACCGCCTATGCCGATCTGCAAACCGCCATCGACGCGCTGCGCGCCGGGGCCTCGGATTTCGTGCTGAAGCCGTTCCGCTCCAACCAGATCCTCAACGCCCTGCGCCGCTGCCTTGAGACCGCCCGGCTGAAACGCGAAAACATGCTGCTGCGGCGCGAGCTGGAAGCCACCGGCGTCGGGCGGCGGCGGCGGCGCGAGCTGGTCGGCACCTCGCCCGCCATCGCCCGGGTCTGCGCCCTGCTCGACCGGGTGGCGCAGGTCTCCACCCCGGTGCTGATCACCGGCGCCTCCGGCACCGGCAAGGAGGTCGCCGCGCGCCACCTGCACGCGCTCTCCAGCCGCGCCGGGGCGCCCTTTGTGCCGGTGCAATGCGGCGCCATACCGGCGGATGTGATCGAATACGAGCTGTTCGGCCACGCCCCCGGCGCCTTCCCCGGTGCGCCTGCAGGCCGCGAGGGCCTGCTGGCCTCGGCGCAGGGCGGCACCGTGTTCCTGGACGAGATCAGCGAGCTCAGCCCCTCGGCCCAGGGGGCGCTGCTGCGGGTCCTGGAGGACGGCCGCATCCGCCCGATCGGCACCGAGCGCGCGGTGCAGCTGGACCTGCGCTTCGTGATGAGCTCAAGCCGCCCGCTGGCCGAAGCCGTCGCCGCCGGCCGGTTCCGCGAGGACCTGCTGTTCCGCATCAACGTGATCGAAGTGCCGATGCCGCCCCTGCGCGAGCGCGGCCCCGACATTGTCGAACTGGCCGACCTGTTCCTGGCCGAGATCGCCGCCCAGCTGCAGCTGCCGCCGCTGGAGCTGCCCGCCGGCGTCAAATCCGCCCTGCTGCGGCACGGATGGCCGGGCAACATCCGCGAGCTGCGGAATTTCGTCGAGCGCTCGCTGATCTTCGGCAGCTTTTCCCTCGACACGCTGGCGCCGCCCCGGCCCGCCGCCGCCATCCTGCCGCTGGAAGAGGTCGAGCGCCGCGAGATCCTGCAGGCGCTGGAGGCGGTCGGCGGCAACCGCAGCGAAGCGGCGCGGCAGCTGGGAGTTTCGCGCAAGACCATCGACCGCAAATGCGCAGCCTGGGGGCTCTGA
- a CDS encoding sensor histidine kinase, with product MRRLRPLLQSVRVRLLVIALLPMLVLMPLLLGIATWRWSDKIDGLLISKVTGDLTIADQYLARLIATSGEQLDAVAQSVRFREALAAGGTAGFLAREQDRLGLDFLYLADPGGRPGFAPADWPVLDSALGGQWHSAVDILDAAQLDTLAPGLAARAAIPLVATEAAVPTSRSSETRGMVIHSAAPVTLPDGRRALLAGGRLLNRNLDFIDTINALVYRAQSLPEGSQGTATLFLEDVRISTNVRLFENVRALGTRVSAEVRGRVLGRGDIWLDRAFVVNDWYISAYEPILDSRGHRAGMLYVGFLETPFRQAKRQSVLALGGAFLLIAALSVPIFLRWAGRIFRPLEGMTQTIARVEQGDLAARNRLQEDSGEIARVASHFNSLLDQVQERDRQLRHWGESLEAKVEERTADLREANRRLERTTERLIVSEKLAAVGEITASVAHEINNPVAVIQGNLDLARTVLGDQARPVEEEFRLIDDQVYRIGVIVSKLLQFARPEEYSGAAGLISPAEVLSDCLVLTRHQIEAAGVTAETRLTSTGEVRMSRTELQQVLVNLILNAVQAMPGGGRLTLTAEDAPDGVLLTARDTGTGIPPEVLSRIFDPFFTTKQAQGTGLGLSISHQLVSRAGGRISAQSQPGQGSRFEIFLPSPAAA from the coding sequence ATGCGCCGCCTGCGCCCGCTGCTGCAATCCGTCCGGGTCCGGCTGCTGGTGATCGCGCTGCTGCCGATGCTGGTGCTGATGCCGCTGCTGCTGGGCATCGCCACCTGGCGCTGGTCGGACAAGATCGACGGGCTGCTGATCAGCAAGGTGACCGGCGACCTGACCATCGCCGACCAGTACCTGGCCCGGCTGATCGCCACCTCGGGCGAGCAGCTGGACGCGGTGGCGCAATCCGTCCGCTTCCGCGAGGCGCTGGCGGCGGGTGGCACCGCCGGTTTCCTGGCCCGGGAACAGGACCGGCTCGGCCTTGATTTCCTCTATCTCGCGGACCCTGGGGGGCGGCCCGGATTTGCCCCTGCGGACTGGCCCGTACTGGACAGCGCCCTGGGCGGCCAGTGGCACAGCGCCGTCGACATTCTGGACGCCGCGCAGCTTGACACGCTGGCCCCCGGCCTCGCCGCCCGCGCCGCCATCCCGCTGGTCGCGACCGAAGCGGCCGTGCCGACCAGCCGCAGCAGTGAAACCCGCGGCATGGTCATCCATTCGGCGGCGCCGGTGACGCTGCCGGACGGCCGCCGCGCACTGCTGGCCGGCGGGCGGCTGCTGAACCGCAATCTCGACTTCATCGACACCATCAACGCGCTGGTCTACCGCGCGCAAAGCCTGCCGGAGGGCAGCCAGGGCACCGCCACGCTGTTTCTCGAGGACGTGCGGATCTCGACCAACGTGCGGCTGTTCGAAAACGTGCGCGCCCTCGGCACCCGGGTCTCGGCCGAGGTGCGCGGCCGGGTGCTGGGCCGCGGCGACATCTGGCTCGACCGGGCCTTTGTGGTGAACGACTGGTACATCTCCGCCTATGAGCCGATCCTCGACAGCCGCGGCCACCGGGCCGGCATGCTCTATGTCGGCTTTCTGGAAACCCCGTTCCGCCAGGCCAAACGCCAATCGGTGCTGGCGCTCGGGGGCGCCTTCCTGCTGATCGCGGCGCTGTCGGTGCCGATCTTCCTGCGGTGGGCCGGGCGCATCTTCCGCCCGCTCGAAGGCATGACCCAGACCATCGCCCGGGTCGAGCAGGGCGACCTCGCCGCCCGCAACCGCCTGCAGGAGGACAGCGGCGAGATTGCCCGGGTGGCGTCGCATTTCAACAGCCTGCTGGACCAGGTGCAGGAGCGCGACCGGCAATTGCGCCACTGGGGCGAAAGCCTCGAGGCCAAGGTCGAGGAACGCACCGCCGACCTGCGCGAGGCGAACCGGCGGCTGGAGCGGACCACCGAACGGCTGATCGTCTCCGAGAAGCTCGCCGCCGTGGGCGAGATCACCGCCTCGGTCGCGCATGAGATCAACAACCCGGTGGCGGTGATCCAGGGCAACCTTGACCTCGCCCGCACCGTGCTGGGCGATCAGGCCCGCCCGGTCGAGGAGGAGTTCCGGCTGATCGATGATCAGGTCTACCGGATCGGCGTGATCGTCTCCAAGCTGCTGCAGTTCGCCCGGCCCGAGGAATATTCCGGCGCCGCCGGGCTGATCTCCCCGGCCGAGGTGCTGTCCGACTGCCTGGTGCTGACCCGCCACCAGATCGAGGCCGCGGGCGTCACGGCAGAAACCCGCCTGACCAGCACCGGCGAAGTGCGGATGTCGCGCACCGAACTGCAGCAGGTTCTGGTCAACCTGATCCTCAACGCGGTGCAGGCGATGCCCGGCGGCGGCCGCCTGACCCTGACCGCCGAGGATGCCCCGGACGGCGTGCTGCTGACAGCCCGGGACACCGGCACCGGCATCCCGCCGGAGGTCCTGAGCCGCATCTTCGATCCCTTCTTCACCACCAAGCAGGCGCAGGGCACCGGGCTGGGCCTGTCGATCAGCCACCAGCTGGTGAGTCGCGCAGGCGGCCGCATCAGCGCGCAGTCGCAGCCCGGACAGGGCAGCCGGTTCGAAATTTTTCTGCCCTCGCCTGCCGCCGCCTGA
- a CDS encoding OFA family MFS transporter, whose translation MSNRSPGRLGFLHKDHITAKPGFNRWRVPPASIAIHLCIGSVYAWSVFNPPLTRELGVVASSADDWSLASVVWIFSVAIVCLGLAAAFAGKWLEEVGPRLVGVVAALLWGGGFIVGSFGISSHQLWLVYLGYGVLGGCGLGLGYVSPVSTLIRWFPDRRGMATGMAIMGFGGGAMIAAPVKGWLLDLYETAPAYLGAKDTVQTVVENGRVFAETAQGKIEVVIASAAQAAEFGGEAGAYAVGTGSTGAAQTFMTLGIVYFVVMLLAAFQYRVPAKDWAPEGWQPKPAASGLVTQNDVHIDQALKTPQFWQLWVMLCFNVTAGIGVIGVAKTMMSEIFGSVMPLVATAAFASTYVLMISVFNMVGRFFWASASDYIGRKATYMCFFVLGTALYLSIPYFASAAAANPSLIYLAGFYLATMLIFSMYGGGFATIPAYLADMFGTMHVGGIHGRLLTAWSTAGVLGPLAITSLRQMSVTSAVQDLAAKVDPAAFAAKFGAPVAQLDQLTAAKTVTIAKLMEIAPAGTVDPTPGLYNTTMYCMAALLAVAFFANLLMRPVKEHHHHDEPELQAVPGE comes from the coding sequence ATGAGCAACCGATCACCCGGCCGGCTGGGTTTTCTGCACAAGGATCACATCACCGCCAAACCCGGCTTCAACCGCTGGCGGGTGCCGCCGGCATCCATCGCCATCCACCTCTGCATCGGCTCGGTCTATGCCTGGTCGGTGTTCAACCCGCCGCTGACCCGCGAACTGGGGGTGGTCGCCTCCAGCGCCGACGACTGGAGCCTGGCCTCGGTGGTCTGGATCTTCTCGGTGGCCATCGTCTGCCTCGGGCTGGCCGCGGCCTTTGCCGGCAAATGGCTGGAAGAGGTCGGCCCCCGCCTGGTCGGCGTGGTTGCGGCCCTGCTGTGGGGCGGCGGTTTCATTGTCGGCTCCTTCGGCATCTCCAGCCATCAGCTGTGGCTGGTCTACCTCGGCTACGGCGTGCTGGGCGGCTGCGGCCTGGGGCTCGGCTACGTGTCGCCGGTCTCGACCCTGATCCGCTGGTTCCCCGACCGCCGCGGCATGGCCACCGGCATGGCCATCATGGGCTTCGGCGGCGGCGCCATGATCGCGGCGCCGGTCAAGGGCTGGCTGCTGGATCTCTATGAAACCGCCCCCGCCTATCTTGGCGCCAAGGACACCGTGCAGACCGTGGTCGAGAACGGCCGGGTGTTTGCGGAAACCGCGCAGGGCAAAATCGAGGTGGTGATCGCCAGCGCCGCCCAGGCTGCCGAGTTCGGCGGCGAGGCCGGCGCCTATGCGGTCGGCACCGGCAGCACCGGCGCGGCGCAGACCTTCATGACCCTCGGCATCGTCTATTTCGTGGTGATGTTGCTGGCCGCCTTCCAGTACCGGGTGCCCGCCAAGGATTGGGCGCCGGAGGGCTGGCAGCCGAAACCCGCCGCCTCGGGGCTGGTGACGCAGAACGACGTGCATATCGACCAGGCCCTGAAGACGCCGCAGTTCTGGCAGCTGTGGGTGATGCTGTGCTTCAACGTGACCGCGGGCATCGGCGTGATCGGGGTGGCCAAGACGATGATGTCCGAGATCTTCGGCTCGGTGATGCCGCTGGTGGCAACCGCCGCCTTCGCCTCGACCTACGTGCTGATGATTTCCGTGTTCAACATGGTCGGGCGGTTCTTCTGGGCCTCCGCCTCGGACTACATCGGGCGCAAGGCCACCTATATGTGCTTCTTCGTGCTGGGCACCGCGCTGTATCTGTCGATCCCCTATTTCGCCTCTGCCGCTGCGGCCAATCCGTCGCTGATCTATCTGGCGGGCTTCTACCTGGCGACGATGCTGATATTCTCGATGTACGGCGGCGGCTTTGCCACCATCCCGGCCTATCTGGCCGACATGTTCGGCACCATGCATGTCGGCGGCATCCACGGGCGGCTGCTGACCGCCTGGTCGACTGCCGGCGTGCTGGGACCGCTGGCCATCACCTCGCTGCGGCAGATGTCGGTGACCAGCGCGGTTCAGGATCTGGCCGCCAAAGTGGACCCGGCAGCCTTTGCCGCAAAGTTCGGCGCGCCGGTGGCCCAGCTGGATCAGCTGACCGCGGCCAAGACCGTGACCATCGCCAAACTGATGGAGATCGCTCCGGCCGGCACCGTGGATCCGACTCCCGGCCTCTACAATACCACGATGTATTGCATGGCGGCACTGCTGGCGGTGGCGTTCTTCGCCAACCTGCTGATGCGCCCGGTGAAAGAGCATCACCACCATGATGAGCCGGAACTGCAGGCCGTTCCCGGCGAATGA
- a CDS encoding winged helix DNA-binding protein, with the protein MAENQPDGRRIVSSRHLAEGEGWEMSELEYGLIVAFNAFSRWTARCMAAAGQPDLNPLEILILHNVNHRGKDKRLSDICFLLNIEDSHTVNYGLRKLLKAGLLASEKRGKEVFYRTSPEGAELCAAYRDVRRQCLLDGLAGSDLPGQDLRELARSLRALSGHYDQASRAAASL; encoded by the coding sequence ATGGCTGAAAACCAACCGGACGGCCGCCGAATCGTCTCCTCCCGCCACCTGGCCGAGGGTGAGGGCTGGGAAATGTCGGAACTGGAATACGGGCTGATCGTCGCCTTCAATGCCTTTTCGCGCTGGACCGCCCGCTGCATGGCGGCGGCCGGCCAGCCCGATCTCAACCCGCTGGAAATCCTGATCCTGCACAACGTCAACCACCGCGGCAAGGACAAGCGCCTGTCCGACATCTGCTTCCTTTTGAACATCGAGGACAGCCACACGGTGAACTACGGGCTGCGCAAGCTGCTGAAGGCCGGGCTGCTGGCCTCGGAAAAGCGCGGCAAGGAAGTGTTCTACCGCACATCGCCCGAGGGTGCGGAGCTGTGCGCGGCGTACCGCGATGTGCGGCGTCAATGCCTGCTGGATGGTCTGGCGGGGTCCGATCTGCCAGGCCAGGACCTGCGGGAACTGGCCCGCAGCCTGCGGGCGCTGTCCGGCCATTACGATCAGGCCAGCCGCGCCGCGGCATCGCTTTAG